One genomic segment of Myxocyprinus asiaticus isolate MX2 ecotype Aquarium Trade chromosome 14, UBuf_Myxa_2, whole genome shotgun sequence includes these proteins:
- the s1pr2 gene encoding sphingosine 1-phosphate receptor 2, producing the protein MTTGYKVAGICQTVTMSKYSQYYNNTLIQVHYLFAKEMTKNELIERMKKKESLSSLNLLFVIICSIIILENLLVLIAVFRNKKFHSAMFFFIGNLAFSDLLAGSAYIANIFLSGPQTFQLTPVQWFIREGTAFIALAASVFSLLAIAIERYIAITKVKVYGSNKTCRMFLLIGACWVMSIFVGCLPIIGWNCINNLVECSAVLPLNSRYYILFVVTIFSIILLSIVILYVRIYLIVRTSHQEATNSPAYALLKTVTIVLGVFIVCWLPAFTILLLDTSCKMKQCPILNNAAIFFSIATLNSALNPLIYTMRSKDMRKEFLRVLCCWGLLNCGRPPHRCMIPLKSSSSLEHCTNKHEHQSIPIMQDCTTCV; encoded by the coding sequence ATGACTACTGGCTATAAGGTTGCAGGGATTTGCCAAACCGTCACCATGAGCAAATACTCCCAGTACTACAACAACACTCTCATACAGGTCCACTATCTTTTCGCTAAAGAAATGACCAAGAATGAATTAATTGAGCGCATGAAGAAAAAAGAGAGCCTCAGCTCCCTGAACCTTTTATTTGTAATCATCTGCAGTATCATCATCTTGGAAAACCTCCTGGTGCTCATTGCCGTGTTCCGCAATAAGAAGTTCCATTCAGCCATGTTCTTCTTTATCGGGAACTTGGCCTTCTCTGACCTACTAGCTGGGTCTGCTTATATTGCCAACATCTTCCTGTCAGGGCCTCAGACATTTCAATTGACACCTGTCCAGTGGTTCATACGAGAGGGCACTGCTTTCATTGCACTGGCTGCCTCAGTTTTCAGCCTGCTGGCTATCGCTATAGAGCGCTACATTGCCATCACCAAGGTCAAGGTCTATGGCTCCAACAAAACTTGCCGAATGTTTCTTCTAATTGGCGCTTGCTGGGTTATGTCCATTTTTGTGGGATGTCTTCCCATTATTGGTTGGAACTGTATCAATAACCTAGTGGAATGCTCCGCTGTCCTGCCTCTCAACTCCAGATACTACATTCTGTTTGTTGTCACCATCTTTAGCATCATCTTACTGTCCATTGTGATCCTTTATGTTCGCATCTACCTTATTGTGCGCACCAGCCACCAAGAGGCCACCAATTCTCCAGCTTACGCTCTCCTGAAGACGGTCACAATTGTACTGGGCGTGTTCATCGTGTGTTGGCTGCCTGCCTTCACTATCCTTCTCCTGGATACTTCatgtaaaatgaaacaatgcCCTATACTCAATAATGCCGCTATCTTCTTCAGCATAGCCACCCTGAACTCTGCACTGAACCCATTGATCTACACGATGCGAAGTAAGGACATGAGGAAGGAGTTCCTCAGGGTTCTGTGCTGCTGGGGGCTTCTCAATTGTGGTAGACCTCCGCACCGCTGCATGATCCCACTCAAGAGCTCAAGTTCACTGGAGCACTGCACCAACAAACACGAACATCAGTCGATTCCCATCATGCAAGACTGCACTACCTGTGTGTAA